A region of Moorena producens PAL-8-15-08-1 DNA encodes the following proteins:
- a CDS encoding tetratricopeptide repeat protein → MKRLIRILLILLLVVVSAATIITPPAMAQTQFPELTKAQIKQINQLRKKAFAATNQGKFPTAENYWTQLIKLLPDNPVGWSNRGNLRVSQNKLDDAIADFTHAIELAPEATDPYLNRGTAYEGQGRWQDAIADYERLLKLDPNDAMAYNNLGNAKAGLGQWTEAIANYQKSIELAPKFAFAYANYALALYQIGETKEAMGIMRNTIRKYPQFADLRAALTAVLWADGKRGEAESNWVAAVGLDKRYQDLDWVEHVRRWPPMMVEALANFFNLK, encoded by the coding sequence ATGAAACGCTTGATTCGAATTTTACTGATTTTACTGCTTGTCGTTGTATCGGCTGCTACGATAATCACACCCCCAGCAATGGCGCAAACCCAATTCCCAGAATTGACTAAGGCTCAGATCAAACAAATTAACCAATTAAGGAAAAAGGCATTTGCTGCTACGAATCAGGGCAAATTCCCAACCGCTGAAAATTACTGGACTCAGCTAATTAAGCTGTTGCCAGATAATCCCGTCGGTTGGAGTAATCGGGGTAACCTTAGAGTCAGCCAGAATAAATTAGACGATGCGATCGCAGACTTTACTCATGCCATTGAGTTAGCACCAGAAGCCACTGACCCTTATCTAAATCGCGGTACTGCCTATGAAGGACAAGGGCGATGGCAAGATGCCATTGCTGACTATGAGCGATTGCTAAAACTTGATCCCAATGATGCCATGGCTTACAACAACTTGGGGAATGCTAAGGCAGGACTAGGCCAATGGACAGAAGCGATCGCAAATTACCAAAAATCCATCGAGTTAGCACCCAAATTTGCCTTTGCCTATGCTAACTATGCTCTCGCCCTCTATCAAATTGGTGAAACCAAAGAAGCCATGGGCATCATGCGCAATACTATACGAAAATACCCCCAATTTGCCGATCTGCGAGCTGCTTTAACAGCCGTGTTGTGGGCTGACGGAAAACGGGGGGAAGCTGAGAGTAATTGGGTGGCAGCCGTTGGTCTCGATAAGCGATACCAAGACTTGGACTGGGTAGAGCATGTCCGCCGTTGGCCACCAATGATGGTTGAGGCGTTAGCAAATTTCTTCAACCTTAAGTGA
- the ruvB gene encoding Holliday junction branch migration DNA helicase RuvB, with product MAITSFRQQYQNPDREPKSNKKRKGRGNPRQRQSDGELLLATATAEEIGHQEESIRPQRLADYIGQKELKGVLEIGIQAAKARNEAMDHLLLYGPPGLGKTTMSLILATEMEVNCKITAAPALERPRDIVGLLVNLKPGDILFIDEIHRLSRMTEELLYPAMEDYRLDITIGKGQSAKTRSIPLPQFTLVGATTRVGSLTSPLRDRFGMIQRLHFYEIDELSLIVTRTAQLLKAIVTEDGAEEIARRSRGTPRIANRLLRRVRDYAQVKGIEQINQDVAAQAMEIFNVDPMGLDWTDRLVLKVMIEQFNGGPVGLEAVAASTGEDAQTIEEVYEPYLLQIGFLHRTPRGRVATSAARKHLGYE from the coding sequence ATGGCCATAACGTCTTTTAGACAACAGTACCAAAACCCAGATAGAGAACCCAAATCCAATAAGAAACGAAAGGGTCGGGGTAATCCTCGTCAGAGGCAAAGCGATGGGGAGCTACTACTAGCAACGGCCACCGCTGAGGAAATTGGTCATCAAGAAGAGAGTATTAGACCACAGCGCTTAGCCGACTACATCGGACAAAAAGAACTCAAAGGAGTTTTGGAAATTGGCATTCAAGCTGCCAAAGCCAGAAATGAGGCCATGGATCACCTGCTGTTGTACGGACCACCAGGATTAGGGAAAACAACCATGTCCCTAATTTTGGCAACTGAGATGGAGGTGAATTGTAAAATTACTGCTGCACCTGCCTTAGAGCGTCCACGAGATATTGTGGGGCTTCTGGTTAATCTCAAACCTGGGGATATTTTATTTATAGACGAAATCCATCGTTTATCGCGCATGACAGAGGAATTGCTATATCCAGCCATGGAAGACTATCGATTGGATATCACTATTGGTAAGGGTCAGAGTGCCAAAACCCGCAGTATTCCTTTGCCACAGTTTACCTTAGTGGGGGCAACCACACGAGTAGGTTCTTTAACCTCACCCCTACGCGATCGCTTTGGTATGATCCAACGCTTACACTTCTATGAGATCGATGAATTGAGTTTAATTGTAACGAGGACAGCTCAATTGCTCAAGGCCATAGTAACGGAAGATGGCGCTGAAGAAATTGCCCGTCGCTCTCGTGGCACACCTAGAATTGCTAACCGACTCCTGAGACGAGTGCGAGACTATGCTCAAGTCAAAGGCATTGAGCAAATTAACCAGGATGTAGCAGCTCAAGCGATGGAAATCTTTAATGTAGACCCGATGGGGTTAGATTGGACAGACCGACTGGTGCTAAAGGTAATGATTGAACAGTTCAATGGCGGACCAGTTGGTTTAGAAGCAGTGGCAGCCTCTACTGGAGAAGATGCTCAAACCATTGAAGAGGTTTATGAACCCTATTTGTTACAAATTGGTTTCCTGCACCGCACGCCTCGGGGTCGCGTCGCCACCTCAGCGGCTCGGAAACATTTGGGCTATGAGTAG
- the hisF gene encoding imidazole glycerol phosphate synthase subunit HisF, with product MLAKRILPCLDVKAGRVVKGVNFVNLKDAGDPVELAQVYNDAGADELVFLDITATHEDRDIIIDVVYRTAEQVFIPLTVGGGIQSLENIKLLLRAGADKVSINSAAVRNPDFINQASDRFGNQCIVVAIDARRREDPDNPGWNVYVRGGREKTGIDAIAWAKEVAQRGAGELLVTSMDADGTQAGYDLELTRTMAEQVEIPVIASGGAGNCDHIYQALTEGKAEAALLASLLHYGQLSVSQIKTYLNQHQIPVRLP from the coding sequence ATGCTGGCTAAGAGAATCTTACCGTGTCTGGATGTAAAAGCTGGGCGAGTTGTTAAAGGGGTCAACTTTGTTAATCTTAAGGACGCTGGTGATCCAGTGGAATTAGCACAAGTTTACAATGATGCTGGTGCAGATGAGCTGGTGTTTTTGGATATAACTGCTACCCATGAAGACCGAGACATTATTATTGATGTAGTCTACCGTACAGCCGAACAAGTGTTTATTCCCTTGACCGTGGGGGGTGGCATCCAGTCTTTAGAAAATATTAAATTATTATTAAGAGCAGGAGCCGATAAAGTTAGTATAAATTCGGCTGCTGTACGCAATCCCGACTTTATTAATCAAGCGAGCGACCGCTTTGGTAATCAGTGCATCGTAGTGGCTATTGATGCTCGTCGTCGGGAAGATCCCGATAACCCCGGTTGGAATGTTTACGTGCGAGGAGGACGTGAGAAAACTGGTATTGATGCGATCGCATGGGCAAAAGAGGTGGCACAACGGGGAGCTGGGGAACTTCTGGTTACTAGTATGGATGCGGATGGAACCCAGGCTGGGTATGACTTAGAGCTAACTCGCACTATGGCTGAACAGGTCGAAATTCCAGTGATTGCCTCGGGTGGTGCTGGCAACTGCGATCATATTTATCAGGCTCTGACTGAGGGCAAAGCCGAAGCAGCGTTGCTAGCTTCCCTGTTGCATTACGGGCAACTGAGTGTATCTCAAATTAAAACTTATTTGAACCAGCACCAAATTCCGGTGCGATTGCCATAG
- a CDS encoding MOSC domain-containing protein, translated as MKIAIPYLKAIYIYPIKSLDRIELQTATLLKSGALNHDREFALLDQQGKFVNGKRNAKVHLLRSVFHIESQLLSLQIQGTNQNITFHIDHGRTALEAWLKDYFDFPVKVVQNTSTGFPDDTNALGPTIISSATIETVASWFPEISPEDIRRRVRANLEIGGVPAFWEDQLFTESGQSIHFKVGEALIEGINPCQRCIVLARDPQTGEATANFQKTFMARRKETLPSWTTSARFNHFYKLSVNTNVPASEAGKFLHQGDPIQILKVSQD; from the coding sequence ATGAAAATTGCCATACCTTACCTTAAAGCTATCTATATCTACCCGATTAAATCCCTAGATCGGATTGAACTCCAAACCGCCACTCTCCTCAAAAGTGGTGCCCTAAACCATGACCGGGAATTTGCCCTATTGGATCAGCAAGGTAAATTTGTCAATGGTAAGCGCAATGCCAAAGTCCACTTGCTGCGCTCGGTCTTCCATATCGAATCCCAATTGCTATCGCTACAGATTCAGGGCACAAACCAAAACATTACCTTTCATATTGATCACGGGCGAACTGCTCTGGAAGCTTGGTTAAAGGATTACTTCGATTTTCCAGTTAAAGTAGTGCAGAACACCAGCACTGGTTTTCCAGACGATACCAATGCTCTAGGTCCTACTATTATTAGTAGCGCTACCATTGAAACCGTTGCTTCTTGGTTCCCTGAAATAAGTCCTGAAGACATACGACGTCGGGTTCGAGCCAATCTAGAAATTGGAGGAGTTCCCGCTTTCTGGGAAGACCAATTGTTTACCGAATCAGGGCAATCTATTCACTTTAAAGTAGGAGAGGCTTTGATAGAAGGAATTAATCCCTGTCAACGTTGTATTGTTTTAGCACGAGACCCTCAAACAGGAGAGGCTACTGCTAATTTCCAAAAGACTTTCATGGCAAGGCGCAAGGAAACTCTACCATCTTGGACAACCAGCGCTCGTTTCAATCATTTCTACAAATTAAGCGTGAATACAAACGTGCCTGCTTCAGAAGCTGGTAAATTCTTGCACCAAGGGGATCCCATCCAAATCCTGAAGGTGAGTCAAGATTGA